In Streptomyces sp. SID8374, one genomic interval encodes:
- a CDS encoding Ig-like domain-containing protein codes for MEKRVMTDSKRRRGLAAVSALLGGVLVLSACTDDGDKKAGAGSSESSQAQEVDKAAAEDASEAQIAIQPKNGATNASINNAAQVSVKKGKLTEVVMTTADGKTVEGTLAADGSSWKPAGQLERSTTYKIDATAEDAKGRKAHENSSFTTVSPDNSFIGNFTPEDGSTVGVGMPVSINFNKPITDKKAVQDGITVTSSSGQEVVGHWFNAQRLDLRPESYWQGGSTVTLKLALDGVEGADGVFGVQQKTVTFKVGRNQVSTVDAKTKMMTVTRDGKTVKTIPISAGAPENPTYNGQMVISEKHKETRMNGATVGFTDDDGKGEYDIKDVPHAMRLSTSGTFIHGNYWGKGIFGTANTSHGCVGLADVKGANDDNQPAAWFYNNSLIGDVVIVKNSPDKTITPDNGLNGWNMDWSQWKAGSAV; via the coding sequence ATGGAGAAGCGTGTGATGACGGACAGCAAGCGGCGCAGGGGCCTCGCGGCCGTGTCCGCACTGCTCGGCGGCGTGCTGGTGCTTTCGGCCTGTACCGACGACGGCGACAAGAAGGCGGGTGCCGGCAGCTCGGAGTCGTCGCAGGCCCAGGAGGTGGACAAGGCCGCGGCCGAGGACGCGTCCGAGGCCCAGATAGCGATCCAGCCGAAGAACGGTGCCACCAACGCGAGCATCAACAACGCCGCCCAGGTCTCCGTCAAGAAGGGCAAGCTGACCGAGGTCGTCATGACCACGGCGGACGGCAAGACGGTCGAGGGCACGCTGGCGGCCGACGGCTCCAGCTGGAAGCCCGCCGGACAGCTCGAACGCTCCACCACGTACAAGATCGACGCCACGGCCGAGGACGCGAAGGGCCGCAAGGCCCACGAGAACAGCTCCTTCACCACCGTCTCGCCCGACAACAGCTTCATCGGGAACTTCACCCCCGAGGACGGCTCCACCGTCGGCGTCGGGATGCCGGTCTCGATCAACTTCAACAAGCCGATCACGGACAAGAAGGCCGTCCAGGACGGCATCACCGTGACCTCCAGCAGCGGCCAGGAGGTCGTCGGCCACTGGTTCAACGCCCAGCGCCTGGACCTGCGCCCCGAGAGCTACTGGCAGGGCGGCTCCACCGTCACCCTGAAGCTCGCGCTGGACGGCGTCGAGGGCGCGGACGGCGTCTTCGGTGTGCAGCAGAAGACGGTGACGTTCAAGGTCGGCCGCAACCAGGTCTCCACCGTCGACGCGAAGACCAAGATGATGACGGTCACCCGCGACGGCAAGACGGTCAAGACGATCCCGATCTCCGCGGGCGCCCCCGAGAACCCCACGTACAACGGTCAGATGGTGATCTCCGAGAAGCACAAGGAGACCCGGATGAACGGCGCCACCGTCGGCTTCACCGATGACGACGGCAAGGGCGAGTACGACATCAAGGACGTGCCGCACGCGATGCGCCTGTCCACCTCGGGCACCTTCATCCACGGCAACTACTGGGGCAAGGGCATCTTCGGCACCGCCAACACCAGCCACGGCTGCGTGGGCCTCGCGGATGTGAAGGGCGCGAACGACGACAACCAGCCCGCCGCCTGGTTCTACAACAACTCGCTCATCGGCGACGTGGTCATCGTCAAGAACTCCCCGGACAAGACCATCACCCCGGACAACGGCCTCAACGGCTGGAACATGGACTGGTCCCAGTGGAAGGCCGGCTCCGCCGTCTGA
- a CDS encoding DUF1330 domain-containing protein: MTAYAIAHLRPADGPVHDEVLSYLERVQATMEPYGGRFLVHGAEVEVVEGEWPGALVLVAFPGVEEIRAWYASPAYREILPLRTRHFDGDVVIVPGVGPEYDASATAAAMRAARDRAERGQPVLRPSTASR, from the coding sequence ATGACCGCGTACGCCATCGCCCACCTGCGCCCCGCCGACGGCCCCGTCCACGACGAGGTGCTGAGCTACCTGGAGCGCGTCCAGGCCACCATGGAGCCCTACGGCGGCCGCTTCCTGGTGCACGGGGCCGAGGTGGAGGTGGTGGAGGGGGAGTGGCCGGGGGCGCTGGTCCTCGTGGCCTTTCCCGGGGTCGAGGAGATCCGCGCCTGGTACGCGTCCCCCGCCTACCGGGAGATCCTGCCGCTGCGCACCCGGCACTTCGACGGTGATGTGGTGATCGTCCCGGGCGTCGGGCCGGAGTACGACGCGTCGGCGACCGCCGCGGCGATGCGGGCGGCCCGGGACCGCGCGGAGCGGGGTCAGCCTGTGCTGCGCCCCTCCACCGCCTCCCGGTAG
- a CDS encoding RDD family protein, whose protein sequence is MPRGTGETRRYLAVGLDCYLCLLVVGLLVHSCLGPAHAGAGRTAALLIGHLTVLSFANQVLLTMAVRASAGKLIMGVRVIRLPDAGRPEFRRLVLRWLYGLFWLPLQPWHHLRRTTTAEPPPRERLGGCPRTAPDTDLAGVRQVHRSDLRYYREAVEGRSTG, encoded by the coding sequence ATCCCCAGGGGCACGGGCGAGACGCGCCGCTATCTGGCGGTCGGGCTGGACTGCTACCTCTGCCTGCTGGTCGTCGGCCTGCTGGTGCACTCGTGCCTGGGCCCGGCGCACGCGGGCGCGGGCCGGACGGCGGCACTGCTCATCGGCCACCTGACCGTGCTGTCCTTCGCCAACCAGGTGCTGCTCACGATGGCCGTACGGGCGAGCGCCGGAAAGCTGATCATGGGCGTACGGGTGATCCGGCTGCCCGACGCGGGCCGCCCGGAGTTCCGCCGCCTGGTCCTGCGCTGGCTGTACGGCCTGTTCTGGCTCCCCCTCCAGCCCTGGCACCACCTCCGCCGCACGACGACCGCCGAGCCCCCGCCCCGGGAGCGCCTGGGCGGCTGTCCCCGCACCGCGCCGGACACGGACCTGGCGGGGGTCCGCCAGGTCCACCGCAGCGACCTGCGGTACTACCGGGAGGCGGTGGAGGGGCGCAGCACAGGCTGA
- the gdhA gene encoding NADP-specific glutamate dehydrogenase, whose amino-acid sequence MPVIPDPARTPESAHRVIEPLYAEILRRNQGEKEFHQAVREVLETLGPVLTQRPEFVDARIIERICEPERQLIFRVPWADDSGDIHVNRGFRVEFSSSLGPYKGGLRFHPSVNLGIVKFLGFEQIFKNALTGMPIGGGKGGADFDPKGRSDAEIMRFCQSFMTELHRHLGEYTDVPAGDIGVGGREIGYLFGQYKRITNRYESGVLTGKGLGWGGAQARTEATGYGTVLFTAEMLRSRGESLEGQTIAVSGSGNVAVYAIEKAQQLGATVITCSDSGGYVVDEKGIDLALLKEVKEAGRGRVSEYAERRGAHARFVAGTGVWSVPVDVALPCATQNELHEADALELVRNGVKAVAEGANMPTTPDAVRVLQEAGVAFAPGKAANAGGVATSALEMQQNASRDSWTFAHTEERLAEIMRHIHDSCYTTAERYGSPGNYVVGANIAGFELVADAMLAQGLI is encoded by the coding sequence ATGCCGGTCATCCCCGACCCCGCCCGCACGCCCGAGTCCGCCCACCGGGTGATCGAGCCGCTCTACGCCGAGATCCTGCGGCGCAACCAGGGTGAGAAGGAGTTCCACCAGGCGGTCCGCGAGGTCCTGGAGACGCTCGGCCCCGTGCTGACACAGCGCCCCGAGTTCGTGGACGCCCGCATCATCGAGCGGATATGCGAGCCCGAGCGCCAGCTGATCTTCCGGGTGCCGTGGGCCGACGACTCCGGCGACATCCACGTCAACCGGGGCTTCCGGGTCGAGTTCTCCAGCTCGCTGGGCCCGTACAAGGGCGGCCTGCGCTTCCACCCCTCCGTCAACCTCGGCATCGTGAAGTTCCTCGGCTTCGAGCAGATCTTCAAGAACGCCCTCACCGGCATGCCCATCGGCGGCGGCAAGGGCGGCGCGGACTTCGACCCCAAGGGCCGCTCCGACGCCGAGATCATGCGGTTCTGCCAGTCCTTCATGACCGAACTCCACCGCCACCTGGGCGAGTACACCGACGTCCCCGCCGGTGACATCGGCGTGGGCGGCCGCGAGATCGGCTACCTCTTCGGCCAGTACAAGCGGATCACCAACCGTTACGAGTCCGGCGTCCTCACCGGCAAGGGCCTCGGCTGGGGCGGCGCCCAGGCCCGTACGGAGGCCACCGGCTACGGCACGGTCCTCTTCACCGCCGAGATGCTGCGCAGCCGGGGCGAGTCGCTGGAGGGCCAGACCATCGCGGTCTCCGGCTCCGGCAACGTCGCCGTCTACGCCATCGAGAAGGCCCAGCAGCTCGGCGCGACCGTCATCACCTGCTCGGACTCCGGCGGTTACGTCGTCGACGAGAAGGGCATCGACCTCGCCCTCCTCAAGGAGGTCAAGGAGGCGGGCCGGGGCCGGGTCTCCGAGTACGCCGAACGGCGCGGCGCCCACGCCCGGTTCGTCGCCGGTACGGGGGTGTGGTCGGTCCCCGTGGACGTGGCCCTGCCCTGCGCCACCCAGAACGAGCTGCACGAGGCCGACGCGCTCGAACTCGTACGCAACGGGGTCAAGGCGGTCGCCGAGGGCGCCAACATGCCCACCACCCCCGACGCGGTCCGGGTCCTCCAGGAGGCGGGCGTCGCCTTCGCGCCCGGCAAGGCGGCCAACGCGGGCGGGGTCGCCACGAGCGCCCTGGAGATGCAGCAGAACGCGTCCCGCGACTCCTGGACCTTCGCCCACACCGAGGAGCGCCTCGCCGAGATCATGCGCCACATCCACGACTCCTGCTACACGACCGCCGAGCGGTACGGCAGCCCGGGCAACTACGTGGTGGGCGCGAACATCGCGGGGTTCGAGCTGGTGGCGGACGCGATGCTGGCGCAGGGGCTGATCTGA
- a CDS encoding helix-turn-helix transcriptional regulator: protein MTIRAMNQARVIPLRPFPAPPGPAPSREPLWRDLVGDVLRKERHSQERTLKDVADAARISMAYLSEVERGRKEASSEVLAAAAQALGLSLADVLALAQGELIRLSGARARSLGGGRAGHPGRPAGPTGVRLAA, encoded by the coding sequence GTGACCATCCGAGCGATGAACCAGGCCCGCGTCATCCCCCTGCGCCCGTTCCCGGCCCCGCCCGGGCCCGCTCCGTCCCGGGAGCCGCTCTGGCGCGACCTCGTCGGGGACGTACTGCGGAAGGAACGGCACTCCCAGGAGCGGACGTTGAAGGACGTGGCCGACGCCGCGCGGATCTCGATGGCCTACCTCTCCGAGGTGGAGCGCGGCCGCAAGGAGGCCTCCTCCGAGGTGCTGGCGGCCGCCGCCCAGGCGCTCGGCCTGAGCCTCGCCGACGTCCTCGCGCTGGCCCAGGGGGAGCTGATCAGGCTCTCCGGGGCGCGGGCCCGGAGCCTCGGCGGCGGGCGGGCAGGACATCCCGGCCGCCCGGCGGGGCCGACGGGCGTGCGGCTGGCCGCCTGA
- a CDS encoding isocitrate lyase/phosphoenolpyruvate mutase family protein: MDSRTTVERAQRLRHLHADHQPLVLPTVWDAWSARTAAAAGFSALTVGSHPLADSRGAEDQEGQTFEEVLAAVRPIIASVDIPVSVDLEAGYGQKPADLIAGLVEVGGVGLNIEDTVHSEGGRVRTTEEHASYIAGLRAAADDAGVPVWINGRTDLFLHADDAAAVLDEAIERLRALEQAGADSVYPVKIQDNDELLAAVTAAVSVPVNSTAHPVKHDLERFRRLGVRRITYGPLLQLALTDAMKDMLGPWAP; this comes from the coding sequence ATGGACTCTCGCACCACAGTTGAGCGCGCTCAGCGCCTCAGGCACCTGCACGCCGACCACCAGCCGCTCGTGCTGCCGACCGTCTGGGACGCCTGGTCGGCCCGGACGGCGGCCGCCGCCGGGTTCTCCGCGCTGACGGTCGGCAGCCATCCCCTCGCCGACTCCCGGGGGGCCGAGGACCAGGAGGGGCAGACCTTCGAGGAGGTGCTCGCCGCCGTCAGGCCGATCATCGCGTCGGTCGACATCCCCGTCTCCGTGGACCTGGAGGCCGGGTACGGGCAGAAGCCCGCGGACCTCATCGCCGGACTCGTCGAGGTCGGCGGCGTCGGCCTCAACATCGAGGACACCGTCCACTCGGAGGGCGGCCGGGTGCGCACCACGGAGGAGCACGCGAGCTACATCGCGGGCCTGCGCGCGGCGGCCGACGACGCGGGCGTCCCGGTCTGGATCAACGGACGGACCGACCTCTTCCTGCACGCGGACGACGCCGCCGCCGTCCTCGACGAGGCGATCGAACGGCTGCGGGCCCTGGAGCAGGCCGGCGCGGACAGCGTCTACCCGGTGAAGATCCAGGACAACGACGAGCTGCTCGCGGCGGTGACGGCCGCCGTCTCCGTACCTGTGAACTCCACGGCCCACCCCGTCAAGCACGACCTCGAACGCTTCCGCCGCCTCGGCGTCCGCCGGATCACCTACGGCCCGCTGCTCCAGCTGGCGTTGACGGACGCGATGAAGGACATGCTCGGCCCCTGGGCGCCGTAG
- a CDS encoding VOC family protein has translation MAEIRKLQVTFDCAQPERLARFWCEVLGYVAPPPPEGFATWDAYNRSLPPEDRDAWFACSDPSGVGPRLYFQRVPEGKVAKNRVHLDVRAGIGLVGDERLAALEAERDRLVALGAVCERVLLADEENESCIGMQDIEGNEFCLD, from the coding sequence ATGGCAGAGATCAGGAAGCTCCAGGTCACCTTCGACTGCGCGCAGCCCGAGCGCCTCGCCCGTTTCTGGTGCGAGGTGCTGGGGTACGTCGCCCCGCCGCCACCGGAGGGGTTCGCGACCTGGGACGCGTACAACCGCTCACTGCCGCCCGAGGACCGGGACGCGTGGTTCGCCTGCTCCGATCCCTCGGGGGTCGGCCCGCGCCTGTACTTCCAGCGCGTTCCGGAGGGGAAGGTCGCCAAGAACCGGGTCCACCTCGATGTGCGGGCGGGTATCGGGCTCGTCGGTGACGAGCGGCTCGCCGCGCTAGAAGCCGAGCGCGACCGGCTGGTGGCGCTCGGTGCGGTGTGCGAACGCGTGCTGCTCGCGGACGAGGAGAACGAGTCGTGCATCGGGATGCAGGACATCGAGGGCAACGAGTTCTGCCTCGACTGA
- the msrA gene encoding peptide-methionine (S)-S-oxide reductase MsrA: protein MFLNRRTPELPTPEQALRGRPVPEFTVPSRHTVLGNPLVGPYPEGLEVADFALGCFWGAERKFWQTEGVWTTLVGYQGGYTENPTYEEACSGLTGHTEAVRVVFDPAVVSYEELLKLFWESHNPTQGFRQGNDVGTQYRSAIYTHSPAQAAAADASREAYQKVLTASGHKEITTEILPAEGRPFWPAEAYHQQYLDKNPGGYCGIGGTGVSCPIGVAPVEG from the coding sequence ATGTTCCTGAACCGCCGCACCCCCGAGCTCCCCACCCCGGAGCAGGCCCTGCGCGGCCGCCCCGTCCCCGAGTTCACCGTCCCCTCCCGCCACACGGTCCTGGGCAACCCGCTGGTGGGCCCGTACCCGGAGGGCCTGGAGGTGGCGGACTTCGCGCTCGGCTGCTTCTGGGGCGCGGAGCGCAAGTTCTGGCAGACCGAAGGCGTCTGGACGACGCTGGTCGGCTACCAGGGCGGCTACACCGAGAACCCGACGTACGAGGAGGCCTGCTCGGGCCTGACCGGCCACACGGAGGCGGTCCGCGTCGTCTTCGACCCGGCGGTCGTCAGTTACGAGGAGCTGCTGAAGCTGTTCTGGGAGTCCCACAACCCGACCCAGGGCTTCCGCCAGGGCAACGACGTGGGCACCCAGTACCGCTCGGCGATCTACACCCACTCCCCCGCCCAGGCAGCGGCGGCCGACGCCTCCCGCGAGGCGTACCAGAAGGTTCTGACGGCCTCGGGCCACAAGGAGATCACCACGGAGATCCTCCCGGCGGAGGGCCGCCCGTTCTGGCCGGCGGAGGCGTACCACCAGCAGTACCTGGACAAGAACCCGGGCGGTTACTGCGGGATCGGCGGTACGGGGGTGTCCTGCCCGATCGGCGTGGCGCCGGTCGAGGGCTGA
- a CDS encoding cystathionine gamma-synthase produces MSDQHSFETLAIHAGNTADPLTGAVVPPIYQVSTYKQDGVGGLRGGYEYSRSANPTRTALEENLAALEGGRRGLAFASGLAAEDCLLRTLLTPGDHVVIPNDAYGGTFRLFAKVAGRWGVEFSVADTSDVAAVREAITPRTKAVWVETPSNPLLGITDIAAVAQVAHQAGARLVVDNTFASPYLQQPLALGADVIVHSTTKYMGGHSDVVGGALVVSDPELADELAFHQNAMGAVSGPFDAWLVLRGIKTLAVRMDRHTENATKVADLLTRHPKVSHVLYPGLPEHPGHEVAAKQMKAFGGMVSFRVAGGEEAAVEVCNRAELFTLGESLGGVESLIEHPGRMTHASVAGSLLEVPADLVRLSVGIENGDDLLADLTQALG; encoded by the coding sequence ATGAGCGACCAGCACAGCTTCGAGACTCTCGCGATCCACGCGGGGAACACCGCCGACCCCCTCACCGGCGCGGTTGTTCCGCCCATCTACCAGGTGTCCACGTACAAGCAGGACGGCGTGGGCGGACTGCGCGGCGGTTACGAGTACAGCCGCAGCGCCAACCCGACCCGTACCGCCCTGGAGGAGAACCTGGCGGCCCTGGAAGGCGGCCGCCGAGGTCTCGCCTTCGCCTCCGGCCTCGCCGCCGAGGACTGCCTCCTGCGTACGCTGCTGACCCCCGGTGACCACGTGGTCATCCCCAACGACGCCTACGGCGGCACCTTCCGGCTCTTCGCCAAGGTCGCCGGGCGCTGGGGCGTGGAGTTCTCGGTCGCCGACACCTCGGACGTGGCGGCGGTACGGGAGGCGATCACCCCGCGCACCAAGGCGGTCTGGGTGGAGACCCCCTCCAACCCGCTGCTCGGCATCACCGACATCGCCGCCGTCGCCCAGGTCGCGCACCAGGCCGGGGCCCGCCTCGTCGTCGACAACACCTTCGCCTCGCCCTACCTCCAGCAGCCGCTCGCGCTCGGCGCGGACGTCATCGTGCACTCCACCACCAAGTACATGGGCGGCCACTCCGACGTCGTCGGCGGCGCCCTCGTCGTCAGCGACCCGGAGCTCGCCGACGAGCTGGCCTTCCACCAGAACGCCATGGGCGCGGTCTCCGGCCCCTTCGACGCCTGGCTCGTGCTGCGCGGCATCAAGACCCTCGCCGTCCGCATGGACCGGCACACCGAGAACGCCACCAAGGTCGCCGACCTGCTGACCCGGCACCCCAAGGTCTCCCACGTCCTCTACCCGGGGCTGCCCGAGCACCCCGGCCACGAGGTCGCCGCCAAGCAGATGAAGGCGTTCGGCGGCATGGTCTCCTTCCGCGTCGCGGGCGGCGAGGAGGCGGCGGTCGAGGTCTGCAACCGGGCCGAGCTCTTCACGCTCGGCGAGTCCCTCGGCGGTGTCGAGTCGCTGATCGAGCACCCGGGCCGGATGACGCACGCCTCCGTCGCGGGCTCCCTGCTGGAGGTCCCCGCCGACCTGGTCCGCCTCTCCGTGGGCATCGAAAACGGCGACGACCTGCTCGCCGACCTCACCCAGGCCCTGGGCTGA
- a CDS encoding sigma factor-like helix-turn-helix DNA-binding protein produces MRERQTHRDRLRAQEFEAFVAGAGGRLLRTATLLTAEPAAPAGAYVRAERLLCAALARTYAEWDRLRGEDPYDRTRQELAVRFAREAWRHRRPLGGVLDRLTPLERLVLVLRLYEEVGEDQTAALLGLPAERVRAVCDRAIAVLRSAGTGRGAGLARGGGPSFASGVAP; encoded by the coding sequence ATGCGAGAGCGGCAGACCCACCGGGACCGGCTCCGCGCCCAGGAGTTCGAGGCCTTCGTGGCGGGCGCGGGCGGCCGCCTGCTGCGCACGGCGACGCTGCTCACCGCCGAGCCGGCCGCACCGGCGGGCGCGTACGTCCGGGCCGAGCGGCTGCTCTGCGCGGCGCTGGCACGGACGTACGCGGAGTGGGACCGGCTGCGCGGCGAGGACCCGTACGACCGCACCCGCCAGGAGCTCGCGGTCCGCTTCGCCCGGGAGGCCTGGCGCCACCGCCGCCCGCTCGGCGGGGTGCTGGACCGGCTGACCCCGCTGGAGCGGCTGGTGCTGGTGCTGCGGCTGTACGAGGAGGTCGGCGAGGACCAGACGGCGGCGCTGCTGGGGCTTCCGGCGGAACGCGTACGGGCGGTCTGCGACCGTGCGATCGCGGTGCTGCGGTCGGCGGGGACGGGGCGCGGGGCGGGCCTCGCCCGGGGCGGCGGCCCGTCGTTCGCCTCCGGGGTGGCGCCGTGA
- a CDS encoding fused response regulator/phosphatase, producing MTETARRDSAPGTILVIDDDETNRYVLTSWLRRAGHTVVDAADGAQGLALIHAPGTPLPEAAVIDVQLPDMTGFEVCERIKADPSTASLPVIHVSAVAMSADDHTEGLSRGADAYLDQPVDPEEFLATVTAALRYVRARRRAERLTLRLAALNRATLDVYRAVGFHSFAAAATGGAAALLSGPATAIFLSPQGQPVHSHAAGPQTAPRSMPARSEVLDRLASYTLGGDTGAEVRVMPHSQWKALLPLDPIEGDVVLVVARTKRNRPPVCVAVPAGAAGGTDERELLQQLVNACALALEALRTFNEEHALALALQRTFLPDRLPSVPGVSLAVRYRPASDHAEIGGDFYEALETPDGLLLAIGDVAGHSLVAATVMGEIRHALRAYALEGHPPHHVLERLDALLAHTRPGLTVTLCLVLVDPDGSRIHVANAGHIPPLLLAPDSTAAYLHEHGPLLGLRLPHPPARVHPVAPATRILLITDGLVEVRTQNLDDSLAAFRSATLEGPRQLEALCDFLLGSFGEGKEDDIALLALQLDDAPDPSRRPS from the coding sequence GTGACCGAGACAGCACGGCGCGACAGCGCGCCGGGGACCATCCTGGTGATCGACGACGACGAGACCAACCGCTACGTCCTGACCAGCTGGCTCCGCCGGGCCGGGCACACCGTGGTCGACGCCGCCGACGGAGCCCAGGGCCTGGCCCTGATCCACGCGCCCGGCACCCCCTTGCCCGAGGCCGCGGTCATCGACGTCCAGCTCCCCGACATGACCGGTTTCGAGGTCTGCGAGCGGATCAAGGCCGACCCGAGCACGGCCTCGCTGCCGGTCATCCACGTCTCCGCCGTCGCGATGAGCGCCGATGACCACACCGAGGGGCTGAGCCGGGGCGCGGACGCCTATCTCGACCAGCCCGTCGACCCGGAGGAGTTCCTGGCCACCGTCACGGCCGCCCTGCGCTACGTGCGGGCCAGGCGCCGGGCCGAGCGCCTCACCCTGCGGCTGGCCGCCCTCAACCGGGCCACCCTCGACGTCTACCGGGCCGTCGGCTTCCACTCGTTCGCCGCCGCCGCGACCGGGGGCGCCGCCGCCCTCCTGTCGGGCCCCGCCACCGCGATCTTCCTCAGCCCCCAGGGGCAGCCGGTCCACAGCCACGCCGCGGGCCCGCAGACGGCCCCGCGCTCCATGCCCGCCCGCTCCGAGGTCCTGGACCGGCTGGCCTCGTACACCCTCGGCGGCGACACCGGGGCCGAGGTGCGGGTGATGCCCCACAGCCAGTGGAAGGCGCTGCTGCCCCTCGACCCGATCGAGGGGGACGTCGTCCTGGTGGTGGCCCGGACCAAGCGCAACCGGCCGCCCGTCTGCGTCGCCGTACCCGCCGGAGCGGCCGGCGGCACCGACGAGCGCGAACTCCTCCAGCAGCTCGTCAACGCCTGCGCGCTGGCCCTGGAGGCGCTGCGCACCTTCAACGAGGAGCACGCCCTCGCGCTCGCCCTCCAGCGCACCTTCCTGCCGGACCGGCTGCCGTCCGTACCGGGCGTCTCGCTCGCCGTGCGCTACCGCCCGGCCTCGGACCACGCGGAGATCGGCGGGGACTTCTACGAGGCCCTGGAGACCCCGGACGGGCTGCTCCTGGCCATCGGGGACGTGGCCGGGCACTCGCTGGTCGCCGCGACCGTCATGGGCGAGATCCGCCACGCGCTGCGCGCCTACGCCCTGGAGGGCCACCCGCCCCACCACGTGCTGGAGCGCCTCGACGCCCTCCTCGCCCACACCCGGCCCGGCCTCACCGTGACGCTCTGCCTCGTCCTGGTCGACCCGGACGGCAGCCGGATCCACGTCGCCAACGCCGGTCACATCCCGCCCCTCCTGCTCGCCCCGGACTCCACCGCCGCCTACCTCCACGAGCACGGCCCGCTGCTCGGCCTCCGCCTCCCGCACCCGCCCGCACGCGTCCACCCGGTCGCCCCGGCCACCCGCATCCTGCTGATCACCGACGGCCTGGTGGAGGTGCGCACCCAGAACCTCGACGACAGCCTGGCCGCGTTCCGCTCCGCGACGCTGGAGGGCCCCCGGCAGCTGGAGGCCCTGTGCGACTTCCTCCTCGGCTCGTTCGGCGAGGGCAAGGAGGACGACATCGCGCTCCTCGCACTCCAGCTGGACGACGCCCCGGACCCGTCACGTCGGCCCTCTTGA
- a CDS encoding ATP-binding protein, with the protein MTVSATRSASLSTFDLATAQDIFALRRIGQSAAEALGMDRQDQVRIATALSELGRDRLGCAGLTVAFALSTGPDPVLTVVFEWDGGTKTGPWGGGTKTGPWDDGTKTGPDLEPASRLLNRVRHESAGARERIVAEHALPTGWADTPAARLEVREALRRHAPMTLADDLRAQTRDLIATLEETRAQREELRRLNDELEETNRGVLALYTELSQELEETNSGVVALHAELEEKSHRLRETSEAKTRFWTNISHELRTPVNAVVALSRLLLAAGSDPLTEEQRRQISLVDASGQTLFSLVNDLLDMAKAEAGQLETVSAPVDLRALVGQLGAVMRSTGMPGGVVLLTPDPGTLPVTVTDEALLTRILRNLLSNALKFTEKGEVRLEFAADPGASGQWMTFTVTDTGVGIPASELPRVFEEFYQVRGPLQRAHRGTGLGLPYARTLAELLGGTLRLSSTPGIGTRVEVRLPHLPAPPAPEAAA; encoded by the coding sequence GTGACGGTGTCGGCCACGCGATCCGCCTCCCTGTCCACGTTCGACCTGGCCACGGCGCAGGACATCTTCGCCCTGCGCCGCATCGGGCAGAGCGCGGCCGAGGCCCTGGGCATGGACCGCCAGGACCAGGTGCGGATCGCCACCGCGCTCAGCGAACTCGGCCGCGACCGGCTCGGCTGCGCCGGGCTCACGGTGGCCTTCGCCCTGTCCACGGGCCCGGACCCGGTCCTGACCGTCGTCTTCGAATGGGACGGCGGTACGAAAACGGGCCCTTGGGGCGGCGGTACGAAGACGGGCCCCTGGGACGACGGTACGAAGACGGGCCCCGATCTCGAACCGGCCTCCCGCCTGCTGAACCGGGTCCGCCACGAGAGCGCCGGCGCGCGGGAGCGGATCGTCGCCGAACACGCGCTGCCCACGGGCTGGGCCGACACCCCGGCGGCCCGGCTGGAGGTGCGGGAGGCGCTGCGCCGCCACGCGCCCATGACGCTCGCCGACGACCTGCGGGCGCAGACCCGCGACCTGATCGCCACCCTGGAGGAGACCAGGGCCCAGCGCGAGGAGCTGCGCCGGCTCAACGACGAGCTGGAGGAGACCAACCGGGGGGTCCTGGCGCTCTACACCGAGCTGTCCCAGGAGCTGGAGGAGACCAACAGCGGGGTCGTGGCGCTCCACGCCGAGCTGGAGGAGAAGTCGCACCGGCTGCGGGAGACCAGCGAGGCCAAGACGCGCTTCTGGACCAACATCAGCCATGAGCTGCGCACCCCCGTGAACGCGGTGGTCGCGCTCTCCCGGCTGCTGCTGGCGGCCGGCTCCGATCCGCTCACCGAGGAGCAGCGCCGTCAGATCTCCCTCGTCGACGCCTCGGGGCAGACCCTGTTCTCCCTGGTCAACGACTTGCTGGACATGGCCAAGGCGGAGGCGGGCCAGCTGGAGACCGTCTCCGCGCCGGTCGACCTGCGGGCGCTGGTGGGCCAGCTCGGAGCGGTGATGCGCTCCACCGGGATGCCGGGCGGCGTCGTCCTGCTCACCCCCGACCCCGGCACGCTCCCGGTCACGGTGACCGACGAGGCCCTGCTCACCCGCATCCTGCGCAACCTGCTGTCGAACGCCCTGAAGTTCACCGAGAAGGGCGAGGTCCGGCTGGAGTTCGCGGCGGACCCGGGCGCCTCCGGGCAGTGGATGACGTTCACCGTGACGGACACCGGGGTGGGCATACCCGCGTCCGAACTGCCCAGGGTCTTCGAGGAGTTCTACCAGGTGCGCGGACCGCTCCAGCGCGCCCACCGGGGAACCGGCCTCGGACTCCCGTACGCCCGCACCCTCGCCGAACTCCTGGGCGGCACCCTGCGGTTGTCCAGCACTCCCGGCATCGGCACCCGCGTCGAGGTCCGGCTGCCCCACCTTCCCGCACCCCCCGCCCCGGAGGCCGCCGCGTGA